Proteins co-encoded in one Acanthopagrus latus isolate v.2019 chromosome 10, fAcaLat1.1, whole genome shotgun sequence genomic window:
- the LOC119027702 gene encoding prostaglandin D2 receptor 2-like: protein MASTLLCPDGAKINFTSGPTNQTAKMSSLSVFTISLHGLFSSIGIIENLLIIGVVGFHVRRSVISIWILNLAASDLLATASLPFFTLYMARGSTWTLGPTFCRIHSSIFFLNMFVSGSLLAAISLDRCLVVLRPVWAQNSRTIHLIGKVCGVIWGFAGICTIPFYLFRDTIPLPSGKILCYYNYARFLPSDIKDRTPICKQRKEALAFFKLFVAFLIPLAIIILSYTFVSSGLARRGCRRPFRFVRLVVAVVVSFVLCWAPYHFFIIVEMLATNGSPAQILASKALPISATIGFLNSVLNPILYVFSCPDLCSKIRHSLGAVMESVLAEDLAELARRRSTARSSISTSEAVLKPRNSLPVLYVKDEDQTQVESVVDVAQN, encoded by the coding sequence ATGGCCTCTACTTTGTTGTGTCCTGACGGCGCGAAGATAAACTTCACCAGTGGCCCAACGAATCAAACAGCCAAGATGAGTTCTTTAAGTGTTTTCACCATTTCCCTCCACGGCTTGTTCTCGTCCATTGGCATAATAGAGAATCTCCTCATCATCGGTGTGGTGGGCTTCCACGTCCGCCGCTCTGTCATCAGCATCTGGATCCTGAACCTCGCGGCCTCTGACCTGCTGGCCACTGCTTCCCTGCCCTTCTTCACCCTATACATGGCCCGTGGCAGCACCTGGACGCTGGGCCCAACCTTCTGCCGCATCCATTCCTCCATCTTCTTTCTCAACATGTTTGTCAGTGGCTCTCTGTTGGCGGCCATTTCTCTCGACCGCTGCCTGGTGGTGCTGAGGCCTGTGTGGGCACAGAACAGCAGGACCATCCACCTGATTGGGAAGGTATGCGGAGTGATCTGGGGCTTTGCTGGGATCTGCACTATCCCCTTCTACCTGTTCCGTGACACCATTCCCCTTCCTAGTGGAAAGATCTTGTGTTACTACAATTATGCTCGATTCCTCCCTAGTGATATCAAGGACCGTACACCTATATGCAAGCAACGCAAGGAAGCCTTAGCCTTCTTCAAGCTCTTCGTGGCCTTCCTGATCCCCCTGGCAATCATCATCCTCAGCTATACTTTTGTGAGCTCTGGATTGGCTCGCAGAGGCTGCCGGCGGCCTTTCCGCTTTGTTCGGCTCGTAGTGGCCGTGGTGGTGAGCTTTGTACTCTGCTGGGCTCCATACCACTTCTTCATCATCGTGGAGATGTTGGCCACCAATGGGAGTCCTGCGCAGATATTAGCAAGCAAAGCCCTCCCGATTTCAGCAACCATCGGCTTCCTTAACAGTGTTCTTAACCCCATTCTGTATGTATTCAGCTGCCCTGacctgtgcagtaaaatcagaCACTCTCTCGGTGCGGTGATGGAGAGCGTTCTGGCTGAGGATCTGGCAGAGCTGGCCCGACGCCGCAGCACCGCTCGCAGCTCTATCAGCACCAGTGAGGCTGTGTTGAAGCCGAGGAATTCTCTTCCAGTCTTGTACGTAAAAGACGAGGATCAGACGCAGGTTGAAagtgttgttgatgttgctcagaactga